The following DNA comes from Chloroflexota bacterium.
GGTAGCGAGAACAGCCGCCCGCGCGCGGAGGAGAAACGAGGACGGGGGGGGGGAGGACAACCCCCCCCACAACAAGTAAAAAAGGGGGGGGGGGGGGGGGGGGGGGAGCCCCCCTGTGCCGCAGCTTGTCAACGCGACTAAAATCCGGCGCCGGCAAGGGCACACTGTTCACGTCAAGATACTTAGACTGCCGATGCGCATAGTCTATCAATCAGCTAGGAAAAGTTCAACTACCGGCGTATGCACGCTCGGCTTCTGGATGGGCAATTCCAACGTAAGCAGGTCTTCGCCCCCGCTGGGGTAGCGGTGGTGCTGGGTGAAGTCGAATGTCTTGACCTCGGAGCCGTCGTTCAGGAGTTGGGCGTAGCGCACGCGGTTGCGCAGGCCCGGCAGGTGCAGGTACTTCAGCGGCCAGGCAAAGATGTGCAGGTACAGCCGGTTCGTTTCGGGATTGTACGTATAGCGGCAGTCCCGTGGCGGCGTGAACGGCGCTTGCGTGCAGCCGTAGATCGCGCGCCCGTGCTGCCGCATCCACGCGCCAATCTCCGCCAGGGTCGCCTGCGCGCGCGGATCGAACTCACCGCGGCCGGTAGGGCCGACGTTCATGAGCATGTTCCCGCCCTTGGAAACGCAGTCGATAAGCATCTCCACCAGCAGTTGCGGCGACTTCCAGTCCAGGTTGTCGCGGTGATAACCCCAGGAGCCGTTGAGGGTCTGACAGGCTTCCCAGTTGACGGGCTTGCCGTCCACGTGCAGCCAGCTCGGCGGGATGAATTGCTCCGGCGTATGGAAGTCTTGCTCGATTTCGCTGCGGTTGTTGATGATGATAGCGGGGTTTATCTCCCGCACCATGCGGATCAGTTCCTCGCTCTGCCAGTCGTCCTTGCCCTTGCCTTTGCTCCAACCGTAGTCTTGCTGGGAGTAGGAGAAGTCGAGCCAGAGGAGGTCGATGGTGCCGAACATCGTAAGGATCTCGCGCACCTGGCCGTGGAGGTATTCC
Coding sequences within:
- a CDS encoding alpha-L-fucosidase — encoded protein: MSNAALPQPESTPGNTAWWTHDRFGLFIHWGIYAMAARHEWVKKYEQISDADYQPYFDHFDPDLYDPAEWARIAREAGMCYVVLTSKHHDGFCLWDSQLTDYKATNTPAQRDLLKPFVDAFRAEGLKVGFYYSLIDWHHPDFPVDGVHPQANDVSFREATKDRDVRKYAEYLHGQVREILTMFGTIDLLWLDFSYSQQDYGWSKGKGKDDWQSEELIRMVREINPAIIINNRSEIEQDFHTPEQFIPPSWLHVDGKPVNWEACQTLNGSWGYHRDNLDWKSPQLLVEMLIDCVSKGGNMLMNVGPTGRGEFDPRAQATLAEIGAWMRQHGRAIYGCTQAPFTPPRDCRYTYNPETNRLYLHIFAWPLKYLHLPGLRNRVRYAQLLNDGSEVKTFDFTQHHRYPSGGEDLLTLELPIQKPSVHTPVVELFLAD